Proteins from a genomic interval of Pseudomonas sp. RC10:
- a CDS encoding LysE family translocator yields MLAFSTLALFSGACLALALTPGPDMLLIASCSASQGRTAGFASLAGIQLGTYCHALAAALGLSQLFVTVPVAYDVVRFIGAAYLLYLAFKTFRSTGTALSANASLPRYSRAQIFRQGLLTNVLNPKMALFVLALFPQFIDPDAGSIVVQMLLLATVLNAVGVIANGAVIVMASRLGQRVGSSERAARWMQKILGTVFLGLACRLALVGRD; encoded by the coding sequence ATGCTCGCTTTCTCCACCCTCGCGTTGTTCTCGGGGGCCTGCCTCGCGCTGGCGCTCACCCCTGGCCCCGACATGCTGCTCATCGCCTCGTGCAGTGCCAGCCAGGGCAGGACTGCGGGTTTCGCCTCGCTCGCAGGCATCCAGCTCGGCACCTATTGCCACGCACTGGCGGCCGCGCTAGGGCTGTCCCAACTGTTCGTCACGGTGCCGGTGGCCTACGACGTGGTGCGCTTCATCGGCGCGGCGTATCTGCTGTATCTGGCGTTCAAGACCTTCCGCTCGACCGGCACCGCGCTGTCGGCCAATGCGTCGTTGCCCCGCTATTCGCGGGCGCAGATTTTCCGCCAGGGCCTGCTGACCAACGTGCTCAATCCCAAAATGGCGCTGTTCGTGCTCGCGCTGTTCCCGCAGTTTATCGATCCCGACGCAGGGTCCATCGTCGTGCAGATGTTGCTGTTGGCAACGGTGTTGAACGCCGTGGGTGTCATCGCCAATGGCGCAGTGATTGTCATGGCCAGTCGTCTCGGTCAACGGGTCGGCAGCAGTGAGCGGGCGGCGCGCTGGATGCAGAAGATCCTCGGCACAGTCTTTCTCGGGCTGGCGTGCCGACTGGCCCTCGTCGGGCGCGATTGA
- a CDS encoding sulfite exporter TauE/SafE family protein translates to MDFGNIGFVVAGLVVGFIVGMTGVGGGSLMTPILLWFGINPATAVGTDLLYAAITKSGGVLVHRKNDNIDWGITGWLTLGSVPAAGLTLWFLSSLHTAPDAMNAVIKQGLGVVLLLTALAIFFKQRLLAFAQRHAGDHYRLSDRSLNSLTVLTGLILGVMVALTSIGAGALGTVALFILYPFLPTRRLVGTEIAHAVPLTLIAGLGHASMGNMNWPMLGFLLMGSLPGIYLGSQLTGRVPDAVLRPCLALMLIAIGYKLAF, encoded by the coding sequence ATGGATTTTGGCAATATAGGTTTCGTCGTGGCTGGCCTGGTGGTCGGTTTCATCGTCGGCATGACGGGAGTCGGCGGCGGGTCGTTGATGACTCCGATCTTGCTGTGGTTCGGCATCAATCCCGCTACCGCCGTGGGCACCGATCTGCTGTACGCGGCCATCACCAAAAGCGGTGGCGTGCTGGTGCACAGGAAGAACGACAACATCGACTGGGGCATCACTGGCTGGCTCACGCTGGGCAGCGTGCCTGCCGCCGGGTTGACGCTGTGGTTCCTGAGCAGCCTGCACACCGCGCCGGACGCGATGAATGCGGTGATCAAGCAGGGTCTGGGCGTCGTTCTGCTGCTGACGGCATTGGCCATCTTCTTCAAACAGCGTTTGTTGGCGTTCGCTCAGCGCCACGCCGGGGATCACTACCGCCTCAGTGATCGAAGCTTGAACAGCCTGACGGTGCTCACCGGGCTGATCCTCGGCGTCATGGTCGCGTTGACGTCTATCGGCGCGGGCGCGCTGGGCACGGTGGCCTTGTTCATCCTCTATCCGTTTCTGCCCACGCGTCGGCTGGTCGGCACCGAGATCGCCCATGCTGTGCCACTGACGCTGATTGCAGGGCTCGGCCACGCCAGCATGGGCAACATGAACTGGCCCATGCTGGGCTTTCTGTTGATGGGGTCGTTGCCGGGGATTTATCTGGGCAGCCAGTTGACCGGGCGTGTGCCCGACGCCGTGCTGCGGCCGTGTCTGGCGCTGATGCTGATCGCGATCGGGTACAAGCTGGCGTTCTGA